A region of the Clavelina lepadiformis chromosome 9, kaClaLepa1.1, whole genome shotgun sequence genome:
ctgcaattttcttttatcgTTTTTTGTAAAGGGCATTAAACAGAAGTTGTAAGAGCTACACTTCGTCTAGGTTTCCAAAACTTGCAAATTGCAATGAAAAATCCTTGGTAAAGGTTTTTTTCCACTGCATGTATTAACTTGGTTCTTGCAAATAGCAAGCCACCTAATTAAGAATTGTCTGAAATTTGTAATGACGTAAACTGATAGATGTCTTGCTCCACAAAAGCGTCTGTTTGACGTAGTTGGGCTAGAATGTTCCCTTGTACCTTAAGTTCGATGTTCTTTGGACCTGCCAGGGCTTATTTAACTATTCAAAACTTATCCTGTATTTTACTGAGcaattttgtgttttagttTATATGTTTGCCTTTTCTTTTCCTTCTACTCTTTCTTTCGTATAAAACATCACAACGGCTGCTTATAACATATCGTGTTTATGGTTTTGAACCTTTCCACGAATCAAACTTTGGTACATATATTTTGGACTCTTTTTTATATTGGTAAAGTTAGGACGTTTAAGGAACGTTCAATGGTGGTAAACTGCTCATACAAACGGTTAATTAAGTGATCACAGTATGTTCAGTTtcgtaaatattttataactaAATCGTAACTTTTTTGATATTACATCAGCGCTGCTGTCATAATTTCTTTGGAGCAATAATTTCTGTTTatacaacttttttagttatatTCAACGTATGTAACAAGTTGCTTTGccaaaagaaacatttaaatcTCACTTAAACTTTTCTCGGTTGTTGTAACACTTTACAGCACATGACTTTATAATTCATTACTGTATAATGATTTCTCTAATGACCTTCCAATTGAAATCAAAACTTTCTGTAACTGGTCAGGCCGTgaaaattcactgtataaaatCTTTATTGATACTATAACTTGCACGCTAAAGCTATATATAGGTGTACCCTGCAGTACTATTTTATTACTACAGAGTATATAAACTTAGTATAGTAGCAgtctttcaaaagaaaaatagaaCCAGCCATGTTAACAACACGTATCTTGGGGATAACCGTAGTAATCCATTTCCCGGGACAGCTGACACATGGCGCACGGAAGACAGAAGCAAACTTGACAAGAATCATTGCAGATGCTTCCCTGCAAAAATTAACAAGAAGGAATTGtcattttgtaataatatatGTTTTGTTCATTATTATATGAAACCAGAGGATATTGGTTCGGGAACAAAAAACTCCATTTACGAATGTATCTCCAAGAACTAAGAGACATGAACATCATCAGGGAATTTCTTGTTGTTTCACTTTTACATAAAGTAAATCGAAGCTTCCATTAAAATAAAGGCTTATTCATGCCGAAGctgtttgaaacttttttcttaAAGACTGCTCATTAGACATAAGGAGATTCTGTTTCAATTAATTCTGATTTAGAACCTGAATTCCATGGGTTGCTCTAAAACGTGACCTCATCGCCAAGTGTCCACCCGGAACGCATCCTCCTTGAAAACCAGAATATCCAACACAG
Encoded here:
- the LOC143470727 gene encoding cornifelin-like, whose translation is MMNTTQVITSQPAVVSTTVVTQQPTAKSWSTGLCDCCEDMRSCCCISWFGHWHYACLAQRMGEHCCVGYSGFQGGCVPGGHLAMRSRFRATHGIQGSICNDSCQVCFCLPCAMCQLSREMDYYGYPQDTCC